The sequence AAAGATCAGTAAAAAAGTTTTGAAAGTTTTGGTAAACTCTTAATGTTACCGCATATGTATCAATTTCAAACCTTTTTAAAACCTCTTCTTGAGAGGCTCTAAAATCATAAAATGAAGCACTTAAAACTATACTTAAGATTAACGTTATAATAAAAGAAAGTAAAATGAGTCTTTTAAAAATAGTCGCCTTTAAAGAAACTACCTCTGTTGGGAGATCTATTGATGGTAGATTTCTTGAGACACTTTTTAAAACAAAAGTAGTAAGTATCAAAGCAAAGAACATAGCCAATAATGAAATATAAATTGTTGGATAAAGAGGTATTATTGAAAAATAGTAGAGTAGCTTAAGAGTAGTAGTGACAGTAACACCTATTACAATAAACCAATACTCGTTTTTTGCGTGTTTATCTCCATATTTTGAATAGGCAAGACCTCCTGAAAAATGTATAGCCCCAATACCTACTAATCCCCATGCAAATAGGTCGAGAGCTTTTACAGTATCTTTTAATAAGACACTTGTAAGAATAAGAAGTATTACGCCTGAAATTTCAGATCTACTCACATATTCAAATTGGGATGTATACTGAATTACAAAAAATGAAGAAATAACAATTGAAATTGCAAAAAATGAGTTTGGCAAAAGAAACGCATTAGAATTTGTAGATAGTTCAATAATAAGAAATACTTTTAAAAGAGAAAATAGAAAAACAAGTGGTAAAGCAAAACTTAATACGTAAACCAGCCGCTCATAGGTGTGACTTCGTATAAAAAGCCTAAAAGAAAACAACAATAATAAAACCGACGGAATTGTAAATAACCCAAATTCAAGTAAAAGTAATGGTATACTTTTCATATACTCACCCTTAAAATTTTAACATTATTTATTTAAATAACAAAAATTGAGATAGTTAAAAGCAATTTTTATTTGATTGGCTAATTGCATAATTTAGTTAAACACTCTTTGTTATTACACCTCCTTGTCGCCCTTCCGAGCGATAGTGAGAAAATACTTTCTCTATTATTCCAACCTTTTTTCGTCATTCTAATGGCGCAAGCCCCTGTTGGTCATTCAAACCTTCCATTTGGTCATTCTGACGAGCAAACATAGTAAGCAAGGAAGAATCTCATCTGTTTTGTTTTTTTCCATTACTCGGGGAGAGCCTTAAGGGGGTGTCCTTATTGGTGTCATTCCGAGCACGTTTGCTTTGCTCAGTGTAAACTCTGCGAGGAATCTTTTCCATTATGTTCTTCATTATTTAGGAGCATTAATGGGGTATCCCCCATCAATTTAAGGAAGAATCTCATCAGTTTATGGTTTTTTTAGTATTTCTTGTGCCCTGAATAATATTTTGCTACAATATAATAGCAGTTGCTAAAATAATGCCTACGGGAATGTAAATGAAAAAATCATTTTAAGGAAGGTGAAAAATGGGAGAATTTAAAATGCCACCTGGGCAAAAACCATCACAAAAGCTCTACCCAATCTCGGTTTTTGGGAAACCTAAAGACATAAACCTTGATACTTATAGGCTTAAAATTACCGGTCTTGTTAAAAACGAAGTTACTTTTAGTATTAAGGAAATTATGGAGTTACCTACTAAAGAAGTGCAATTTGATATACACTGTGTAGATGGGTGGAGTTATCTTGGGGCAACCTTCAAAGGCGTATATCCAAAAGAACTTTTTAAAAATGTTGAAGTGCTTCCTGATGGACGTTTTGTTATGGTAAAAAGTATTGATGGGTATTCAACAGACCTTCCTCTTGATTTTCTTTTAAGTGATAAAGCAATTTTAGCCTATGAAATAGATGGAAAACCTCTGGATATTGCAAATGGATACCCTATTAGGTTAGTTGTTGACGGAAAATATGCCTATAAAGATGCAAAATGGGTTGTTGAATTTGAAATATTAAGTAAAGACTTGCCTGGTTTGTGGGAGAAAAAAGGATACTCAAGAAACGCAGATATCTATAAAAACGAGCGCTTCGAGGGATAGATCCTTCATCACTAACACTACTCAGGACAACTTTTCTTCAAGCTCTTTTAAAAGGTCCTTAAGGGTAGCAAGTTCTTCTTTTAATTTTTCTATGTTATTTTTATCAAGAAAATCTACAACACTTACCACATTCTGCACATTTTTAATAGCACTCTTAAGGGATTGCTCTTTTAATCGTTTTATTGTTGACACCATATTAGAAACTTCATCTGAAGAGAGATTGTTTTCCTCGATGATGTTAACAATTCTTTTGATAATGTTAATGTCTTTTATCTTAGAGAGTTGTTCTATGTGCTTTGAGGTTATTGGAGAATTAGGATCATCAATTTTTTCTTGAATTTCTTCTGGTAAATCTAAAAGGGAAATCCAACGGATGAGGGTAATTGGGCTTTTACCGATTGCTTTTGAAAGTGCGCTCACCGTGAGCGCAAACTCTTCATCTACTTCCCTTCCCATCCTGTAGTTAATTAAAAGAGTTTTTAAATTTTTTCCGTTTGTGTATGGTTTTAAATACTCGTAAATTGCTTTTGCTCTTTCAATAGGTGAAATATCCTCTCTTTGCAAATTCTCTACTATTTGAATTTCTCTTACTTGAGATTCACTTTCTAGATTAATTACTATTGCAGGAATCGTTTCTTTGTTCAAAAGAAGTGCTGCTCTATACCTTCTTTCCCCTGCAACTATCATGTATTTATTGTTTACTAACCTAACAAGGATTGGCTCAAGTACACCATGTTTTTCTATACTCGTTGCAAGTTCTTTTAGTGAATCTTCATTAAAATGTTTTCTTGGCTGATTTGGATCTGTCATAATATCTTTAACATTTAACTCGATAACTTTTGCATGTATCTTTTCTGAGGCAAGTTCTTCAATATAGTTACTACTATACCGCGTTGAAAAATCTTTTGGAAGTCCCTTTTTATTGTCCATTTTACCTCCTATATGGCAAGTCTTTTTAATACATTTTCGCCAAATTTTGAATATGCAGTTGCACCTCTTGAATCTGGCGCAAAAGAAAAGATATCCTCCTTAAAAGCAGGACTTTCTTCAAGTCGAACATTTCGAGGGATAACTTCATCAAACACGAGGTCTGAAAAAAGCTCTCTTATTTTATCTGTTGCATCTTTTGAAAGCGTTGTTCTTGAATCAAAAAGAGTTATAAGGACACCGAGAATTTTGAGATTTTCATTGAAAGTTTCTTTTACCCCTCTAAAAGTGTCAAGAAAATCTTCAACACCATCAAGAGCCCATGG comes from Caldisericaceae bacterium and encodes:
- a CDS encoding molybdopterin-dependent oxidoreductase, translating into MGEFKMPPGQKPSQKLYPISVFGKPKDINLDTYRLKITGLVKNEVTFSIKEIMELPTKEVQFDIHCVDGWSYLGATFKGVYPKELFKNVEVLPDGRFVMVKSIDGYSTDLPLDFLLSDKAILAYEIDGKPLDIANGYPIRLVVDGKYAYKDAKWVVEFEILSKDLPGLWEKKGYSRNADIYKNERFEG
- a CDS encoding ParB/RepB/Spo0J family partition protein, giving the protein MDNKKGLPKDFSTRYSSNYIEELASEKIHAKVIELNVKDIMTDPNQPRKHFNEDSLKELATSIEKHGVLEPILVRLVNNKYMIVAGERRYRAALLLNKETIPAIVINLESESQVREIQIVENLQREDISPIERAKAIYEYLKPYTNGKNLKTLLINYRMGREVDEEFALTVSALSKAIGKSPITLIRWISLLDLPEEIQEKIDDPNSPITSKHIEQLSKIKDINIIKRIVNIIEENNLSSDEVSNMVSTIKRLKEQSLKSAIKNVQNVVSVVDFLDKNNIEKLKEELATLKDLLKELEEKLS